A genome region from Sceloporus undulatus isolate JIND9_A2432 ecotype Alabama chromosome 1, SceUnd_v1.1, whole genome shotgun sequence includes the following:
- the LOC121930445 gene encoding MAX gene-associated protein-like, whose translation MQISLSDCFINCKHICLYVCLCMLCWNIKLYLGPFQAFEEIQGLTDQADKLKGQKNLLMRKQDTLIRKISALSGKTQEVVLKKLEYIYAKQKAVEEQKKKQHQQAEPKTICENIETARPSVEKSSSSPVKEMKPVIEPNKRTKPLILSRKGNHVTGDTSSHMTLTNTSLVMTSNGQVLAFKTPLVPGQFASLSSTLLQSELKSEIDSTNGTTQPGMASVMIQLPSSAVPVEVKNILPTSTLPITLSSVASNTATPVVQKAPELTSGTFCIVHRKF comes from the exons ATGCAAATCTCTTTATCAGACTGTTTTATTAATTGTAAGcatatttgtttgtatgtgtgtttgtgtatgctcTGCTGGAATATAAAACTATATCTTGGTCCTTTTCAGGCCTTTGAAGAGATCCAGGGGCTAACAGATCAGGCAGATAAACTCAAAGGTCAGAAGAACTTGTTGATGCGCAAGCAAGACACCTTGATTCGTAAAATTTCTGCACTTTCAG GAAAGACCCAGGAAGTAGTCTTGAAGAAGCTGGAATACATTTATGCCAAACAGAAAGCAGTagaagaacaaaaaaagaagcaacatCAGCAAGCAGAACCTAAGACGATCTGTGAAAATATTGAAACTGCTAGACCATCTGTGGAAAAAAGTTCCTCTTCTCCTGTTAAAGAGATGAAACCAGTGATTGAACCTAATAAGCGTACAAAACCATTAATTCTTTCTAGGAAAGGAAACCATGTCACAG GAGACACATCTTCTCATATGACATTAACAAATACTAGCCTAGTAATGACTTCTAACGGCCAGGTCCTTGCATTCAAGACTCCCCTAGTGCCAGGACAATTTGCTTCCCTGTCTTCAACACTTCTGCAAAGTGAACTCAAATCAGAAATTGACAGCACTAATGGGACAACACAGCCAG GTATGGCTTCTGTGATGATCCAGTTACCAAGCTCAGCAGTACCGGTAGAAGTCAAAAACATTCTACCTACCTCTACACTTCCAATTACTCTGTCCTCTGTGGCTAGTAACACTGCCACTCCAGTAGTACAAAAAGCTCCAGAGCTCACTTCAGGTACGTTTTGCATAGTACACAGGAAATTTTAG